Proteins co-encoded in one Montipora capricornis isolate CH-2021 chromosome 12, ASM3666992v2, whole genome shotgun sequence genomic window:
- the LOC138026264 gene encoding inositol-trisphosphate 3-kinase A-like — translation MQRDNWNSTWSATSSGRLVDEILEKYNCGASAGNFFPRMSSETLAGRLASLRGHVFSNANSQSVKWDQTNCEEGSEIDLSNNTPSMLTNSFAKCNQSGFTLDSTETSNPRDNAVDSVEVAWLSKTTTKEEKVELGTGLLSCANSNLVHSGENHVDVSYNFGVTPLTWRDNVNDNGNTLCSEDCERLNPNPVVVITPAMAELPLEECDDLTNSANGELSAAMLKDSSESCSLSSLCSCSENEILTDDEPSEDEIKPTVEEKSEKTNSRWKKIRGMIHWSPFVQNFKKKYPWVQLAGHQGCFKPGENGMILKKSTEKERECLAKLMKDILRPYIPEYRGEVNKGGERYLEMQDLLQEFEIPSVMDCKMGTRTYLEDELAKANSKPRKDLFQKMVEVDPNEPTEEEKREEGVTKPRYMRWREQLSSTASLGFRIEGIKTGDHKPNKDFKKTRTKEDVDNVFTEFIGNDDQIRKKYLRRLKAIRATLESSPFFRSHEVIGSSLLFVHDTCGRASVWMIDFGKTVTLKDGQWLNHRSPWQEGNHEDGYLWGLDNMVDIWAKR, via the exons ATGCAGAGGGACAACTGGAATTCAACATGGAGTGCGACGTCTTCGGGCCGTCTCGTCGATGAAATTCTTGAAAAGTACAACTGTGGAGCCTCTGCGGGAAATTTCTTCCCAAGAATGTCGAGTGAGACTTTGGCAGGGCGACTAGCTTCGCTCAGAGGGCATGTATTCTCTAATGCAAACAGCCAGTCTGTAAAATGGGATCAAACCAATTGCGAGGAAGGAAGCGAAATTGACTTGTCAAACAATACCCCCAGTATGTTAACTAATTCGTTCGCGAAATGCAATCAAAGTGGGTTTACATTGGACTCAACAGAGACCTCTAATCCTAGAGATAACGCTGTAGACAGCGTAGAAGTCGCCTGGTTGTCCAAAACGACAACCAAAGAGGAGAAGGTCGAATTGGGGACTGGTTTACTCAGCTGCGCGAACTCCAATTTGGTGCACAGCGGGGAAAATCATGTCGACGTTAGTTATAATTTTGGCGTTACACCGTTGACTTGGAGAGATAATGTGAATGACAATGGGAATACATTATGCTCAGAAGATTGCGAAAGGCTAAATCCTAACCCGGTAGTTGTGATAACGCCTGCTATGGCGGAGTTACCTTTAGAGGAGTGTGATGATCTTACCAACAGTGCAAACGGTGAACTttcggcggccatgttgaaagATTCGAGTGAGTCATGCTCCTTATCAAGCTTGTGTTCCTGTTCGGAGAACGAAATTCTGACGGATGATGAACCTTCAGAGGATGAAATAAAACCAACGGTGGAGGAGAAGTCAGAAAAG ACCAATTCACGCTGGAAGAAGATTAGAGGTATGATCCACTGGTCTCCATTTGTACagaatttcaaaaagaaatatcCTTGGGTACAGTTGGCTGGACATCAAG GTTGCTTTAAACCAGGTGAAAATGGAATGATCCTCAAGAAATCAACAGAGAAAGAGAGGGAATGTTTAGCAAAGCTCATGAAGGATATTCTGAGGCCATACATCCCAGAGTACCGAGGAGAGGTTAATAAAGGTGGTGAAC GTTATCTTGAAATGCAGGATCTACTTCAAGAATTTGAAATCCCATCTGTTATGGATTGTAAGATGGGGACAAG AACATATTTGGAGGATGAACTTGCAAAGGCTAATTCAAAACCCAGGAAA GATTTGTTTCAAAAGATGGTAGAAGTAGATCCAAATGAACCCACTGAGgaggaaaaaagagaagaaGGAGTAACAAAACCTCGGTACATGCGATGGAGAGAACAGCTGAGTTCTACAGCTAGTCTTGGCTTCAGAATTGAGGGGATAAAG ACAGGTgatcataaaccaaacaaagatttcaagaaaacaagaactaaAGAGGATGTTGACAATGTTTTTACAGAATTCATTGGCAATGATGATCAAATAAGA aaaaagTATCTTAGAAGACTCAAAGCTATCAGAGCAACTCTGGAGTCTTCCCCGTTTTTTCGTTCTCATGAG GTCATAGGTAGCTCACTGTTATTTGTCCATGACACCTGTGGCAGGGCGAGTGTGTGGATGATAGATTTTGGAAAGACAGTAACTCTTAAAGATGGCCAATGGTTGAATCACAGATCACCTTGGCAAGAAGGCAATCATGAAGATGGATATTTATGGGGTCTTGATAACATGGTGGATATTTGGGCTAAAAGATGA